The following DNA comes from Terriglobales bacterium.
GAACTGCCGCAAATCCTGGCCCGGTGTGTAGATGGCGTAGAGCATCATGCTGCGGTTCCTGGGAGATTGGCGCACCGCCGACAATAGAGTTTCACAGCCGGGCTGCAGGTGTAGAACGGCGGCATCGTACTTTTCCTGATCAAAAATCTTGCCATCCTGCAAAGAGAGGTTCACGGTATGAATACGGAACTGATTGAAACACTCACGAAGAATGGCAGCATTGCTATCATCGAGATTCACGAGTGCAGCACGGCATATGGCTTTTTTCTGGGTTACAAGCAAAGACTTCCCTCCTCATCTCTCTTGACGCGGTTACGCCCCAGGATTCACATCTCACGAATGCCATGGAGTGCAATAGAAATCTGCGATTTCGCGTTTTAAACTTCGCCGGACTTTGTTTGCGACGTACGAACCATTTCTACGAAAAACAATTTTGGGAATGCGCAAAGGTTCCGATACTACTTCACTCCACGGAGCGAATCAATAAATTTACAGGCCGTTTCATTTTGGGAAATAATCTTGATATTTTTCCCAGTTTGGAACCGTTACGTCGCGAATTTTCATTAACCTGAGGTTTTTGTACTACTGGTTGAACTTTTGCCTGGAATCCCGGTCACAGATGTGGTCTTGCGGTCTCAGGACTTCGTCGCCGAGTACCTCATAGCTAGTTCATAGCTAAGTGTTAAGTTTCCAAATACTTCCGGATTCGCCTCCTCGTCGCTACTTACCCTGAGCTTGTGAGAAAATGCAGAAGAACCGCAATTATTTACCTCTTGCCCGGGTGGCGAAACTGGCAGACGCACGGGACTTAAAATCCCGGGCCCCGAAAGGGGCGTGACGGTTCGATTCCGTCCCCGGGCACCACAATTTGTTCATTGGTCCTTCTCTATAACTCGTAAGAACTGACGCTTAAATGTTACGAGACGGTTGAATTCAAAACCGATGGAGTTTTTTGCGCATCACAGGTGGGCAGACCTCCACGTTTTGGTGCCCAAGTCACTTGCTCGAGCCTGCCGACCGCGAGGACCCACGCGAGGCTGCCAACCATCGACACCGAAGCTGTAACCGCGAGGGCCGCTAGAAAGTTCCCGGTTCGATTCACTAAGAATCCGGTGAGCGCCGGTGCGACCACGCCCGCAAGGTTTGCGAAGCCGCTTTGAAAACCGGTCCATGTTCCCGCTGCTTGCGGGCCGGCGAGGGTTTGGGAAAACGCGTAGACACCAGAGCTTATCATTCCGCTTCCCACCGCTGCGGCCATAAGCCAAGCCAGGTATGTATGCGGACCGGCTACGACACAAGCCGCAATTGCAATGCCTGCGATCGTATGTCCGAGGGCCATGGCCGATTTACGCACGAGGGTGGGGGTGTAACGACGGCGGATAAACGAGTCCGAGAGCCAACCGCACGAAATGGCGGCTGCAGCCTCTACCAGGAAATATAAACCCGCAGTTTTTGCCATCGCCTCAATGGAAAGATGGCGTTCGCGCACGAGGTAGAACGGGAGCCAGGTGATCATGACATAGAGCAGGTAGTTGGTACAAAAGTGGCCTGCAGAAGCACCCCAAAACGAGCGCTGTCGCAAGATGGCGGCGATAAGCGCAGCCCCTGTTACCGCCGGTCCGGCCTCTGCTTTCCCCCGTGGCATCCATTTCCACCACGCGGGCAGCCACGCAAGGCTGACCAGTCCTATGACGATGAAAACCGGTCGCCAGCCGTACTTTGCCATCAGGAGTCCCGCCCCAAGAGTGCCGACTGCAGGTCCGCACTTCACTCCGGCAATGACGATGCCGTTGGCGAACCCGCGATAGTATTCGGGCACATGGTGCGCGAGAATTTTCGAGCATGCCGGAACTGCCACAGACTCGCCGATGCCGAGCATCAACCGCATCACCAGCAGCATCATGAATCCATGAACAAAGCCGGTCGTCACAGTCGCAAGTGACCAGACCAGGTACCCGACCGCGATCACCACATTTACTTCAAATCGGTCTACGAACCAGCCCATCACGAACTGAAGAGCGGTGTATGTCCAAAAGAAAGCGGAGAACAGAATTCCAAGTTGCCATGGATTAAGATGTAACTCATCTTTAAGCAGGGGCGCGGCAATTGAGACATTGCCGCGGTCGACGTAGTTGATCAGAAGTGAGATAGCCAGCAGAGCAAGCCAAGGGGCAAGTGCTGCGAGGTTCCGCGACTTATCGGCCATACTAGCCTCAGCAATCCGTCCGCCGGGGGCGTCTGCGCCCGTGCCTGCCGAGCCTATGCGACCAGCATGATAAATAATGACGCCCCCAGAGATCTCCTCGTCATAAGTCACTCTCGCGACAGCTACTTGCCTATCAGAATACGAACTTAAGGCTAATCTGCAACTGTCGCATGCTTACGCCGGGGTTGAGGCTGGTAATCGTGCCGAAGCCGCCGCTGCCCGGAATGGGCACACCGTTGGCATCCAAATGGTCGGCAGTCAGGCCATTGCCCGGGCTGCCAAAGTTGGGATGATTGAAGACATTGAAAGCATCGAGCCGCAATTGGAAAT
Coding sequences within:
- a CDS encoding MFS transporter; its protein translation is MTYDEEISGGVIIYHAGRIGSAGTGADAPGGRIAEASMADKSRNLAALAPWLALLAISLLINYVDRGNVSIAAPLLKDELHLNPWQLGILFSAFFWTYTALQFVMGWFVDRFEVNVVIAVGYLVWSLATVTTGFVHGFMMLLVMRLMLGIGESVAVPACSKILAHHVPEYYRGFANGIVIAGVKCGPAVGTLGAGLLMAKYGWRPVFIVIGLVSLAWLPAWWKWMPRGKAEAGPAVTGAALIAAILRQRSFWGASAGHFCTNYLLYVMITWLPFYLVRERHLSIEAMAKTAGLYFLVEAAAAISCGWLSDSFIRRRYTPTLVRKSAMALGHTIAGIAIAACVVAGPHTYLAWLMAAAVGSGMISSGVYAFSQTLAGPQAAGTWTGFQSGFANLAGVVAPALTGFLVNRTGNFLAALAVTASVSMVGSLAWVLAVGRLEQVTWAPKRGGLPTCDAQKTPSVLNSTVS